In Armatimonadota bacterium, one DNA window encodes the following:
- a CDS encoding ABC transporter substrate-binding protein: MDPWTRRPRRWVLVMTAGLLLGLVAVPTGAQAPRRGGTLVFVVSAEPPSLDAHREATFALIHPTRPHYNLLVKFDPLNYPKVVPDLAESWTVSPDGLTYTFKIRRGVRFHDGSPLTARDIKASYDKIIFPTGDVVSARKAVYEVVERVDAPDPTTVVFTLKWRSASFLASVASPWNWIYKADLLAQDPHWYERNVMGTGPFRFVEYARGSHWVGTRNEAYFVRGRPYLDGYRALFIRSGAAQVNAIKSGQAHVEFRGFSPAQRDEIVRALGDKIRVQESGWLCNNTVVFNTRRRPFDDARFRRALTLAIDRWGGSRALSQIAFVEPVGGVMRPGGPYATPEEDLVKLAGYGRDIAAARAEARRLLAEAGVPEGFSFELLNRNIQMPYEFVAIYLIDQWRQIGLNVRHVVKETAAYLADERAGNFDAAVDFNCDFYDDPDAQLVKFLSADKSPLNYGGYTDRILDRLYTEQSREQDPARRLRLVRQFEKRLLDERAWQIYVLWWKRIIPHWATLQGYKVGPSHYLEDLQDVWLSE; the protein is encoded by the coding sequence ATGGACCCATGGACCCGCAGGCCGCGCCGGTGGGTGCTGGTGATGACGGCCGGCCTGCTTCTGGGACTGGTGGCGGTGCCCACGGGCGCCCAGGCCCCGCGCCGGGGCGGCACCCTGGTCTTCGTGGTGTCCGCCGAGCCGCCGTCGCTGGATGCCCACCGGGAGGCCACCTTCGCCCTGATCCACCCCACGCGCCCCCACTACAACCTGCTGGTGAAGTTCGACCCCCTCAACTACCCGAAGGTGGTCCCCGACCTGGCCGAGTCCTGGACCGTGTCCCCCGACGGCCTGACCTACACCTTCAAGATCCGCCGGGGGGTGCGGTTCCATGACGGCTCGCCGCTCACCGCGCGGGACATCAAGGCCAGCTACGACAAGATCATCTTCCCCACCGGGGACGTGGTCAGCGCCCGCAAGGCGGTCTACGAGGTGGTGGAGCGGGTGGACGCCCCCGATCCCACCACGGTGGTGTTCACGCTCAAGTGGCGGTCGGCGTCGTTCCTGGCCAGCGTGGCCTCGCCGTGGAACTGGATCTACAAGGCCGACCTCCTGGCCCAGGACCCGCACTGGTACGAGCGCAACGTGATGGGCACGGGTCCGTTCAGGTTCGTGGAGTACGCGCGGGGGTCCCACTGGGTCGGGACGCGCAACGAGGCGTACTTCGTCCGCGGGCGGCCCTACCTGGACGGCTACCGGGCCCTGTTCATCCGCAGCGGCGCCGCCCAGGTGAATGCCATCAAGAGCGGCCAGGCCCACGTGGAGTTCCGGGGCTTTTCTCCCGCCCAGCGGGACGAGATCGTGCGTGCCCTGGGCGACAAGATTCGGGTGCAGGAGAGCGGCTGGTTGTGCAACAACACCGTGGTGTTCAATACCCGGCGCCGGCCCTTTGACGACGCCCGCTTCCGCCGCGCCCTGACCCTGGCCATCGACCGGTGGGGAGGGTCCCGGGCCCTGTCCCAGATCGCCTTCGTGGAGCCGGTGGGCGGGGTGATGCGGCCTGGCGGGCCCTACGCCACCCCGGAGGAGGACCTGGTCAAACTGGCCGGCTACGGGCGCGACATCGCCGCCGCCCGGGCGGAGGCCCGCCGGCTGCTGGCCGAGGCGGGAGTGCCCGAGGGATTCAGCTTCGAGCTGCTCAACCGCAACATCCAGATGCCCTACGAGTTCGTGGCCATCTACCTGATCGACCAGTGGCGGCAGATCGGCCTCAACGTGCGCCATGTGGTGAAGGAAACCGCCGCCTACCTGGCCGACGAGCGGGCGGGCAACTTCGACGCGGCCGTGGACTTCAACTGCGACTTTTACGACGACCCCGACGCCCAGCTGGTGAAGTTCCTGTCGGCGGACAAGAGCCCGCTGAACTATGGCGGGTATACCGACCGCATCCTGGACCGGCTGTACACCGAGCAGAGCCGGGAGCAGGATCCCGCGCGGCGCCTGCGGCTGGTCCGCCAGTTCGAGAAGCGGCTGCTGGACGAGCGCGCCTGGCAGATCTACGTCCTGTGGTGGAAGCGCATCATCCCGCACTGGGCCACCCTGCAGGGCTACAAGGTGGGCCCGTCCCACTACCTGGAGGACCTGCAGGACGTCTGGCTGTCGGAGTAG
- a CDS encoding DUF1116 domain-containing protein yields MGTIDDANRVAVQRILDSQPVLAGVAPAGEVIPGMRRNLILHAGPPITWERMSGPLRGAVIGALLFEGLAADERQAVALVERGEVDFAPCHHHQAVGPMAGVTTASMPVYIVENRPFGTRAFSTLNEGYGKVLRYGAYSEDVLSRLRWLRDVAGPLLGRALERAGGLDMKALMARQLTMGDEGHNRNVAGSALFARLLAPHLARSGPVDDVAAVMTYLAENDLAVLNPVMAACKATLDAAHGIPRSTVVTCMARNGTDFGIRVSGLGDAWFVAPAEVPVGLFFPGYTQEDANPDIGDSTITETAGIGGFAMAAAPAIVKFVGGTPAMAVQATLEMYEITVAENPTFAIPQLDFRGTPTGIDIRKVVRTGILPRVNTGIAHRRPGVGQIGAGLVRPPMACFTQAVEAFAAGVE; encoded by the coding sequence ATGGGCACCATCGACGACGCCAACCGGGTGGCCGTGCAGCGCATCCTGGACAGCCAGCCCGTGCTGGCGGGGGTGGCGCCGGCGGGCGAGGTCATCCCGGGCATGCGCCGCAACCTGATCCTCCACGCCGGCCCGCCGATCACCTGGGAGCGGATGTCCGGGCCCCTGCGGGGAGCCGTGATCGGCGCGCTCCTGTTTGAGGGCCTGGCCGCCGACGAGCGCCAGGCGGTGGCCCTGGTGGAGCGGGGAGAGGTCGACTTCGCCCCCTGCCACCACCACCAGGCGGTGGGGCCCATGGCCGGCGTCACCACCGCGTCCATGCCGGTGTACATCGTGGAGAACCGGCCGTTCGGCACCCGGGCGTTCTCCACCCTCAACGAGGGCTACGGCAAGGTCCTGCGCTACGGCGCCTACAGTGAGGACGTCCTCAGCCGCCTGCGGTGGCTGCGGGACGTGGCGGGCCCGCTGCTGGGGCGGGCGCTGGAGCGCGCCGGCGGGCTGGACATGAAGGCCCTGATGGCCCGCCAGCTCACCATGGGCGACGAAGGCCACAACCGCAACGTGGCCGGCTCGGCTCTGTTTGCCCGCCTGCTGGCTCCCCACCTGGCCCGCAGCGGTCCCGTGGACGACGTGGCGGCGGTGATGACCTACCTGGCGGAGAACGACCTGGCCGTGCTCAATCCGGTCATGGCCGCCTGCAAGGCCACCCTGGACGCCGCCCACGGCATCCCGCGGTCCACGGTGGTCACGTGCATGGCCCGCAACGGCACCGACTTCGGCATCCGGGTCAGCGGGCTGGGCGACGCGTGGTTCGTGGCCCCGGCCGAGGTGCCGGTGGGGCTGTTCTTCCCCGGCTACACCCAGGAGGACGCCAACCCCGACATCGGCGACAGCACCATCACCGAGACGGCCGGCATCGGGGGGTTCGCCATGGCCGCCGCGCCGGCCATCGTCAAGTTCGTGGGCGGCACCCCGGCGATGGCGGTGCAGGCGACCCTGGAGATGTACGAGATCACCGTGGCCGAGAACCCGACCTTCGCCATCCCCCAGCTGGATTTCCGGGGCACGCCCACCGGCATCGACATCCGGAAGGTGGTGCGCACGGGAATCCTGCCCCGGGTCAACACCGGCATCGCCCACCGCCGGCCCGGGGTGGGGCAGATCGGCGCCGGGCTGGTGCGCCCCCCCATGGCCTGCTTCACCCAGGCGGTGGAGGCGTTCGCCGCCGGCGTGGAATAG
- the fdrA gene encoding acyl-CoA synthetase FdrA, translating into MVVRSVIKPSAYADSVALMLVQREVRALPGVQEAGAVMGTEANKELLKDAGLLTPEVEAAGPNDLILVVRADSEQAAAAALERAQALLARPREAAAGGDYRPRTVASAARMLEGANLALVSVPGRFAAGVAREALDAGLHVMLFSDNVPLDAEISLKQAAAARDLLLMGPDCGTAILGGAALGFANRVRRGAVGIVGAAGTGIQQVASLVHLGGAGISHALGTGGRDLHRGVGGLTARAALAALAADPRTEVIVLVSKPPDPQVASTLLGLARQVPKPTVAAFLGAAVTGEGRVRGAATLEEAARVAVQLATGREPRWPHWEALPAQEAARLAPSQKFIRGLYSGGTLCYEALLLLERYVGPVWSNTPLDPDRALESGTRSREHTVVDMGADEFTVGRLHPMLDPTLRIQRILREADDPEVAVLLLDVVLGYGAHPDPARELAPAIRQARERARAAGRWLPVVVSVCGTEEDPQDYHTQVATLVDAGAIVQATNAQAARLAGLIAEAAGSRGRERPPVQVPPPAEVGPLPDAPRIRSLLDGPVHVVNVGLEMFARSLADQGVPVVDVDWQPPAGGDRRLMDILDKLNA; encoded by the coding sequence GTGGTCGTCCGCAGCGTCATCAAGCCCAGCGCCTACGCCGATTCGGTGGCGTTGATGCTGGTCCAGCGGGAGGTCCGCGCCCTGCCGGGCGTGCAGGAGGCCGGCGCGGTCATGGGCACCGAGGCCAACAAGGAACTGCTCAAAGACGCCGGCCTGCTGACTCCCGAGGTGGAGGCCGCCGGGCCCAACGACCTGATCCTGGTGGTGCGGGCGGACAGCGAGCAGGCCGCCGCGGCGGCGCTGGAACGGGCCCAGGCGCTGCTGGCCCGCCCCCGGGAGGCCGCCGCCGGGGGGGACTACCGGCCGCGCACCGTGGCGTCGGCGGCGCGGATGCTCGAGGGGGCCAACCTCGCCCTGGTCTCGGTGCCCGGGCGCTTTGCCGCCGGGGTGGCGCGGGAGGCCCTGGACGCGGGACTGCACGTGATGCTCTTCAGCGACAACGTGCCCCTGGACGCCGAGATCTCCCTCAAGCAGGCCGCCGCGGCGCGGGATCTGCTGCTGATGGGGCCCGACTGCGGGACGGCGATCCTGGGCGGGGCCGCCCTGGGCTTTGCCAACCGGGTCCGCCGGGGTGCGGTGGGCATCGTGGGCGCGGCGGGAACCGGCATCCAGCAGGTGGCGTCCCTGGTGCACCTGGGAGGCGCCGGCATCTCCCACGCCCTCGGCACCGGAGGGCGGGACCTGCACCGCGGCGTGGGCGGCCTGACCGCCCGGGCAGCCCTGGCCGCCCTGGCCGCCGACCCGCGCACCGAGGTGATCGTGCTCGTCAGCAAGCCCCCGGACCCTCAGGTGGCCTCTACGCTGCTGGGGCTGGCGCGGCAGGTGCCCAAGCCCACGGTGGCCGCCTTCCTGGGAGCCGCCGTGACCGGCGAGGGTCGTGTGCGCGGAGCCGCGACCCTGGAAGAGGCGGCGCGGGTGGCGGTCCAGCTGGCGACGGGGCGCGAGCCCCGCTGGCCTCACTGGGAGGCGCTTCCAGCCCAGGAGGCGGCCCGGCTGGCCCCCTCCCAGAAGTTCATCCGGGGGCTGTACAGCGGAGGGACCCTGTGCTACGAGGCGCTGCTGCTGCTGGAGCGGTATGTGGGCCCGGTGTGGTCCAACACCCCTCTGGACCCGGACCGCGCCCTGGAGTCGGGCACCCGCAGCCGCGAGCACACGGTGGTCGACATGGGCGCCGACGAGTTCACCGTCGGGCGGCTGCACCCCATGCTGGATCCGACCCTGCGGATCCAGCGGATCCTGCGGGAGGCCGACGACCCCGAGGTGGCGGTCCTGTTGCTGGACGTGGTCCTGGGCTACGGGGCGCATCCCGATCCGGCCCGCGAGCTGGCCCCGGCGATCCGCCAGGCGCGGGAGCGCGCCCGCGCCGCGGGGCGGTGGCTGCCGGTGGTGGTCTCGGTGTGCGGGACCGAGGAGGATCCCCAGGACTACCACACGCAGGTGGCCACGCTGGTGGATGCCGGCGCCATCGTCCAGGCCACCAATGCGCAGGCGGCGCGCCTCGCCGGACTGATCGCCGAAGCCGCCGGGAGCCGGGGACGGGAGCGGCCTCCCGTGCAGGTGCCCCCTCCGGCGGAGGTCGGCCCCCTTCCCGACGCGCCGCGCATCCGGTCCCTTCTGGACGGCCCGGTCCACGTGGTCAACGTGGGGCTGGAGATGTTCGCCCGCAGCCTCGCCGACCAGGGGGTGCCGGTGGTGGACGTGGACTGGCAGCCTCCGGCCGGAGGCGACCGCAGGCTGATGGACATCCTGGACAAGCTCAATGCGTGA
- a CDS encoding DUF3105 domain-containing protein: MHPPGGSPARAPASRKEARKQARLQRRTAEEEARRRRARRRTLLILGVGAVLVAAAGWGIWAATRPGPTLPVVVYPDQGRDHVAPGQPHPPYNSNPPTSGWHYPQAASWGFYATELPDELVVHNLEHGGIWISYRDADARELVDRLAALARRYRSKVIVTHRPANPAPLAVVAWGRLMLLDRYDEAAITEFIRRFRNTGPEFVPD, encoded by the coding sequence ATGCACCCACCGGGAGGGTCGCCGGCGCGCGCGCCGGCGAGCAGGAAGGAGGCCCGCAAGCAGGCCCGCCTGCAGCGCCGGACGGCGGAGGAGGAGGCCCGGCGCCGCCGCGCCCGCAGGCGCACCTTGCTCATCCTGGGCGTCGGGGCGGTGCTGGTGGCGGCGGCGGGGTGGGGCATCTGGGCGGCGACCCGCCCGGGCCCGACCCTGCCGGTCGTGGTCTACCCTGACCAGGGCCGCGACCACGTGGCCCCCGGCCAGCCTCACCCGCCGTACAACTCCAACCCTCCCACCTCCGGCTGGCACTATCCGCAGGCGGCGTCCTGGGGGTTTTACGCCACCGAGCTGCCCGACGAACTGGTGGTGCACAACCTGGAGCACGGAGGGATCTGGATTTCCTACCGGGACGCCGACGCCCGGGAGCTGGTTGACCGCCTGGCGGCCCTGGCCCGGCGGTACCGGTCCAAGGTCATCGTCACCCACCGGCCAGCCAACCCCGCTCCCCTTGCCGTGGTGGCCTGGGGACGGCTGATGCTGCTGGACCGCTACGACGAGGCCGCCATCACCGAGTTCATCCGCCGCTTCCGCAACACAGGCCCCGAGTTCGTCCCGGATTAG
- a CDS encoding M28 family peptidase: MRNTPDWLKFARNVSLERLMQDLREITQWERLSGSAEERRAFEYIRRQLASAGLRTQVLEHDALISLPRSAALHVYGPESADIPCITHSFSVATGPQGVVAQAIYVVDGAADLTRVNRDVRGRIAVVDGLAMPERVAQLQAAGAAGAVFLNRDPLVHEMIVSTVWGSPTLDRLAQLPAIPVVSTAGTAAERLRAALRGEPLLRIRIVTEVETGWRRLPLLVADVAGAHEDTYILVAGHVDSWYVGAMDNGAANAAMMEIGRLMAHVRPYRGLRLAFWSGHSHGRYAGSAWYADNFWEDLARRCVVHIYVDSIGGRGADVLEGGYCMPETWAIGAAVIRRIARQQFRGTRVGRTGDQSFLGIGIPSLFMTLSEHPPFGPEASRDFALTGSNSGGLGWWWHTPQDLIDKIDPRNLLRDAQIYAAAAYWLCTAPVLPLDYAAVAKDVIVKLRELQARLDGRFDLSACLAEARAFLAAARALRLRATRAKGARPRGVERINRALTTLGRVLIPVLYTRAGRFDHDPATTIPFLPPLVEAERLATVPEGSAEARALTIAATRGRNLLLHALRTAREIAEEAAR; encoded by the coding sequence ATGAGAAACACACCCGACTGGTTGAAATTTGCCCGCAATGTGTCCCTTGAGCGCCTGATGCAGGATCTCCGGGAGATCACGCAGTGGGAGCGGCTATCGGGCTCCGCCGAAGAGCGACGGGCCTTCGAGTACATCCGGCGGCAGCTCGCCTCGGCAGGACTGCGCACGCAGGTATTGGAGCACGACGCCCTCATCAGTCTTCCCCGCAGCGCGGCACTGCATGTCTACGGACCGGAGTCCGCAGACATTCCCTGTATCACCCACAGCTTTTCGGTGGCCACCGGTCCTCAGGGAGTGGTGGCGCAGGCCATCTACGTGGTCGATGGAGCGGCCGACTTGACCCGAGTGAATCGTGACGTGCGCGGACGGATCGCGGTTGTAGACGGGCTGGCCATGCCCGAACGGGTTGCCCAGCTGCAGGCAGCAGGTGCCGCCGGCGCGGTCTTCCTGAACCGCGATCCGCTCGTGCACGAGATGATTGTATCTACCGTGTGGGGAAGTCCGACGCTGGATCGGCTGGCGCAGCTCCCTGCTATCCCTGTGGTGTCGACAGCCGGCACTGCCGCAGAACGGCTCAGAGCTGCGCTGCGGGGGGAACCCCTCCTACGGATTCGCATCGTCACAGAGGTAGAGACCGGGTGGCGCAGGCTTCCGCTACTGGTAGCCGATGTGGCTGGGGCCCATGAAGATACCTACATCCTGGTAGCTGGCCACGTAGACTCCTGGTACGTGGGTGCCATGGACAACGGCGCTGCCAACGCTGCCATGATGGAGATTGGGCGGTTGATGGCCCATGTCCGTCCTTACCGAGGACTGCGCCTGGCTTTCTGGTCCGGACACTCCCACGGTCGGTATGCAGGATCCGCCTGGTATGCCGACAACTTCTGGGAAGACTTGGCGCGCCGTTGCGTGGTGCACATCTACGTGGACTCCATTGGCGGGCGGGGCGCCGACGTGCTTGAAGGAGGATACTGCATGCCGGAAACGTGGGCGATTGGTGCAGCCGTCATCCGCCGGATCGCCCGGCAGCAGTTCCGCGGTACACGCGTAGGGCGGACAGGAGATCAGTCTTTCCTCGGAATCGGCATCCCCTCATTATTCATGACGCTATCCGAGCATCCTCCTTTTGGGCCGGAGGCGAGCCGAGACTTTGCGCTCACCGGGAGCAACAGCGGAGGCCTTGGCTGGTGGTGGCACACACCCCAGGACCTGATAGACAAGATTGACCCACGCAACCTCCTGCGCGACGCTCAGATCTATGCCGCAGCTGCGTACTGGCTGTGCACAGCCCCGGTGTTGCCCCTGGACTACGCAGCCGTAGCTAAAGACGTGATTGTCAAGCTCAGGGAACTGCAGGCGCGTCTGGACGGCCGGTTCGACCTGTCCGCCTGCCTGGCGGAGGCGCGGGCATTTTTGGCGGCGGCCCGAGCCCTCCGGCTCCGGGCAACAAGGGCCAAGGGGGCGCGGCCCCGGGGTGTGGAGAGAATCAACCGGGCTCTGACGACCCTCGGCCGCGTGCTCATCCCCGTCCTGTACACGCGAGCGGGTCGATTCGACCACGACCCCGCCACTACCATTCCCTTCCTGCCGCCTCTGGTGGAAGCGGAGCGGCTGGCGACGGTGCCAGAGGGCTCGGCAGAAGCGCGGGCGCTGACCATCGCGGCAACGCGAGGCAGGAATCTCCTGCTGCACGCGTTGCGTACTGCGCGGGAGATCGCAGAGGAGGCGGCTCGATAA